One genomic window of Trichlorobacter lovleyi includes the following:
- a CDS encoding TonB-dependent receptor plug domain-containing protein: MKRSRQKYAVALGLVLAVCGSAMAEEKTAQLGEVVVTATRDEVPIEQVGSSISVVTAKEIEQQQKRTVADALRMVPGLDVKQSGAYGGSTSVFIRGAKPEHTLVLIDGVEMNDPTAIGAAYDFANLTADNIERIEVLSGPQSTLYGSHAMGGVINIITKRGDGKLKAYFSAEGGSHYTAKETAGLSGGTSLLQYALNVSRLDTDGISAANSKNGNPENDPYQNSTVSARLGITPLSNLDFDVALRYSKSRADLDGSPPPLYALTDVLGYNVKTDQLFLRTEGNLSLFHNFWDQKLGLSFNDSKRDYSDGYYYNGQSLKFDWQHVLHLHKTNDFTLGVERKDEYAVTDGMEEKHAATNSVYLQEQIKLFDSWFTTLGVRVDDHNRFGTEATYRFTTAYLIKQTGTKIRGSYGTGFRSPSLYELYAPALPVFWFLGGNSNLKPEKSAGWDIGVEQTIPVMKTHLSATWFRNDFKDMISYMTDPSWNTYYDNVNKAHSQGLELTASLQPIDELILKATYTYTETKDDTIGSATYGKQWAYRPKNKLTFDANYSFLKKANLNLGVVYVGTRYADTANTKKMKDYLLVNLAGSYDVTKNLQLFGRIDNLFDRQYEEVAGYGTPGIGAYGGVKVSF, from the coding sequence ATGAAGAGAAGTAGACAGAAGTATGCAGTAGCATTGGGGCTGGTCCTGGCAGTCTGTGGTTCAGCAATGGCAGAGGAAAAGACCGCACAACTGGGCGAAGTGGTGGTGACCGCCACCCGTGATGAGGTGCCGATTGAGCAGGTGGGCAGCTCCATCAGCGTGGTCACGGCCAAGGAGATCGAGCAACAGCAGAAACGGACCGTGGCGGATGCGCTACGGATGGTGCCGGGGCTGGATGTAAAACAGAGCGGCGCATATGGTGGCAGCACTTCGGTCTTCATCCGAGGGGCAAAACCTGAACACACTCTGGTGCTGATTGATGGTGTTGAAATGAATGACCCAACGGCAATTGGAGCTGCATATGATTTTGCCAATTTAACTGCGGACAACATTGAGCGCATCGAGGTATTAAGCGGCCCACAGAGCACACTCTACGGCTCCCATGCCATGGGCGGCGTGATTAACATCATTACCAAACGCGGAGACGGCAAGCTGAAGGCCTACTTCTCTGCTGAAGGCGGCTCTCACTATACTGCCAAGGAAACTGCCGGTCTGAGCGGTGGCACCTCACTGCTCCAGTATGCGCTGAACGTCTCCCGACTTGACACGGACGGCATCTCTGCCGCCAACAGCAAGAACGGTAATCCCGAAAACGACCCGTACCAGAACAGCACGGTGTCTGCCCGCTTGGGAATTACACCGCTCAGCAACCTTGATTTCGATGTTGCCCTACGGTACAGCAAAAGCCGTGCTGATCTTGACGGCAGCCCACCGCCTCTTTATGCTCTGACTGACGTACTTGGCTACAATGTAAAAACAGACCAACTTTTTCTACGCACTGAAGGCAATCTTTCGCTCTTTCACAATTTTTGGGATCAGAAGCTGGGGCTCTCGTTCAACGATTCAAAACGTGATTATTCAGACGGCTACTACTACAACGGGCAGAGCCTCAAGTTTGATTGGCAGCATGTACTGCACCTGCACAAAACCAATGATTTTACGCTTGGGGTAGAACGCAAGGATGAGTACGCTGTAACGGATGGTATGGAAGAAAAACATGCCGCTACAAACAGTGTCTATCTGCAGGAGCAGATTAAACTGTTTGACAGCTGGTTCACCACCCTGGGCGTTCGTGTGGATGATCATAACCGTTTTGGTACCGAAGCCACTTATCGCTTTACGACCGCGTACCTGATCAAACAAACCGGAACTAAAATAAGAGGTAGTTACGGAACCGGCTTCAGATCTCCTTCCCTCTATGAACTGTATGCTCCAGCACTTCCCGTATTCTGGTTTCTTGGAGGCAATTCAAACCTAAAACCAGAAAAAAGCGCTGGCTGGGATATTGGCGTAGAGCAGACCATTCCAGTCATGAAGACACATCTGAGTGCAACCTGGTTCAGAAACGACTTTAAGGATATGATCAGCTACATGACTGATCCTAGTTGGAACACATATTATGATAACGTCAACAAAGCACACAGTCAGGGGCTTGAACTGACGGCATCCCTGCAGCCTATTGATGAACTGATACTTAAGGCGACCTATACCTATACCGAGACGAAAGACGATACCATTGGAAGCGCAACCTATGGAAAACAGTGGGCCTATCGCCCCAAGAACAAGCTGACCTTTGATGCCAACTACAGCTTCCTGAAAAAGGCCAATCTTAATCTGGGGGTGGTCTATGTGGGTACCCGCTATGCCGACACGGCAAACACGAAAAAGATGAAGGATTACCTGCTGGTAAACCTGGCCGGTTCCTACGACGTTACCAAGAATCTGCAGCTCTTCGGGCGGATAGACAACCTGTTTGACCGCCAGTATGAAGAGGTGGCCGGCTACGGCACCCCCGGTATTGGCGCCTATGGCGGCGTAAAGGTATCATTCTGA
- a CDS encoding ABC transporter substrate-binding protein, whose translation MFSLLAVAPGFAGEPPRRIVSLAPSLTELACALGLEKNLVGVTTFCDRPASIKGKPTVGGPANPSLEAVLNLKPDVVLVDEEGIGSKLAKRLHKLGIRTITFRGSRLDKLAAAVRQLGSDLGVQQPANQLASRIEQSLKPLKTAVQVKTMFVIWPDPLVAAGPGSMLDDAMKLSGMTNIAADARSGYPRLSLEAVITRNPQLIIAGQGEKLAGPMKRMLGHLNSLEAVKQGRVCMVSDALYRPGPRIPEGIAELRHCLELAHKGQRP comes from the coding sequence ATGTTCTCTCTGCTTGCGGTGGCCCCCGGTTTTGCCGGGGAGCCGCCCAGGCGGATCGTCTCGCTGGCCCCCAGCCTGACCGAGCTGGCCTGTGCCCTGGGCCTGGAGAAGAATCTGGTGGGGGTGACCACCTTCTGCGACCGGCCGGCATCGATCAAAGGCAAGCCCACCGTAGGGGGTCCGGCCAACCCGTCTCTGGAGGCGGTGCTGAATCTGAAGCCGGATGTGGTGCTGGTGGATGAAGAGGGGATCGGCTCCAAGCTGGCAAAACGGCTGCACAAGCTGGGAATCAGGACTATCACCTTCCGCGGCTCCCGCCTGGACAAGCTGGCTGCGGCCGTCAGGCAACTGGGTAGTGATCTTGGGGTGCAACAACCGGCAAACCAGTTGGCCAGCCGGATTGAGCAGTCGTTAAAGCCACTTAAAACTGCTGTGCAGGTCAAGACCATGTTTGTGATCTGGCCTGACCCGCTGGTGGCGGCCGGTCCCGGCTCCATGCTGGATGATGCCATGAAACTGTCCGGCATGACCAACATCGCCGCCGATGCCCGTTCCGGCTATCCCCGGCTTTCACTTGAGGCGGTCATCACCCGCAACCCGCAACTGATCATTGCCGGGCAGGGGGAAAAACTGGCCGGACCGATGAAGCGGATGCTGGGCCATCTCAATTCACTGGAGGCCGTCAAACAGGGCCGGGTCTGCATGGTCAGCGATGCCCTCTACCGTCCCGGCCCCCGCATCCCGGAAGGGATCGCCGAGCTGCGCCACTGCCTTGAGCTGGCCCATAAAGGTCAGCGCCCGTGA
- a CDS encoding FecCD family ABC transporter permease, protein MKRHPLFTMLGCLGAVLLLSLSLGQQTINPFQLDPLQMKIVLELRLPRIVVALLMGGSLGVAGAILQGVFRNPLADPYVLGTSSGAALAAAFGLLATQGTAVWLVPALALAGALVTSAVVVSLGRDAWGVRAERLLLAGVGMGFFLSAILMLVMSLAQADGVKRALLWMAGDLAGADWSVVPVAGLLMLIGFVLALARRRGLNALALGDEVAFGLGLEPGRERALLVLAASLLTAAAVALGGIVGFVGLMVPHGVRALVGADARRVLPLSAIGGGMLLCLADTVGRSVLPPVEIPAGVVTTLIGAPWFLIMLRRATNGGMR, encoded by the coding sequence GTGAAACGCCACCCCCTGTTTACCATGCTGGGCTGCCTGGGGGCGGTCCTGCTGCTGTCGCTCTCGCTGGGGCAACAGACCATCAATCCCTTTCAGCTTGATCCGCTGCAGATGAAGATTGTGCTGGAGCTGCGCCTGCCCCGCATCGTGGTGGCCCTGCTGATGGGTGGATCACTGGGGGTGGCCGGAGCGATCCTGCAGGGGGTTTTCCGCAACCCGCTGGCTGATCCCTATGTGTTGGGCACCTCCAGCGGCGCAGCCCTGGCAGCGGCCTTCGGTCTGCTGGCCACCCAAGGGACCGCGGTCTGGCTGGTACCTGCCCTGGCTCTGGCCGGAGCCCTGGTTACCAGCGCCGTGGTGGTATCGTTGGGGCGGGATGCCTGGGGGGTACGGGCAGAGCGGCTGCTGCTGGCCGGGGTGGGGATGGGCTTTTTCCTGTCCGCCATCCTGATGCTGGTAATGTCCCTGGCCCAGGCCGATGGAGTCAAACGGGCCCTGCTCTGGATGGCCGGTGACCTGGCCGGGGCAGACTGGTCGGTGGTGCCGGTGGCCGGACTGCTGATGCTGATCGGCTTTGTGCTGGCCCTGGCCCGGCGGCGCGGCCTGAACGCCCTGGCACTGGGGGATGAAGTGGCCTTTGGCCTGGGGCTGGAACCGGGCCGGGAGCGGGCCCTGCTGGTGCTGGCTGCCTCGCTGCTGACGGCAGCTGCGGTGGCACTGGGCGGCATTGTCGGCTTTGTGGGCCTGATGGTGCCCCACGGGGTGCGTGCCCTGGTGGGTGCCGATGCCCGGCGGGTGCTGCCGCTGTCTGCCATTGGGGGCGGCATGCTGCTCTGTCTGGCCGACACGGTGGGGCGCAGCGTACTGCCGCCGGTGGAGATCCCGGCCGGGGTGGTCACCACCCTGATCGGCGCCCCCTGGTTTCTGATCATGCTGCGCCGGGCAACCAATGGAGGTATGCGATGA
- a CDS encoding ABC transporter ATP-binding protein, producing MSSLRFDQVCFSYGNAPCVVQFSCNLVKGELVGLIGANGSGKSTLLRLAAGLLTPTAGQVELDGQPVRSWRGEERATRLGYLPQSIEAPLPFRVGELVEMGRAAARRDHLLSCQEVLAAVGLDGYEQTPLSQISGGERRRAFIAMILAQGGTTLLLDEPLAGLDLRYQYELLTLLRGLCQTHNLTILLSLHDLILTRNLDRLLVIRQGQLLADGLPTAILTQQLVQQTFDLDPGFQVAGICG from the coding sequence ATGAGCAGCCTCAGGTTTGATCAGGTCTGTTTCAGTTACGGCAACGCCCCCTGCGTGGTGCAGTTTTCCTGCAACCTGGTCAAGGGTGAGCTGGTGGGACTGATCGGCGCCAACGGTTCCGGCAAATCCACCCTGCTGCGGCTGGCGGCAGGTCTGTTGACCCCCACGGCGGGACAGGTGGAGCTGGATGGTCAGCCGGTCCGCTCCTGGCGGGGTGAAGAGCGGGCCACCCGCCTGGGCTACCTGCCCCAATCCATTGAGGCGCCGCTGCCGTTCAGGGTGGGTGAGCTGGTGGAGATGGGCCGGGCTGCCGCCCGCAGGGATCATCTGCTTTCCTGCCAAGAGGTGCTGGCAGCGGTGGGGCTGGACGGCTATGAGCAGACCCCGCTGTCACAGATCAGCGGCGGTGAACGGCGGCGGGCCTTTATCGCCATGATCCTGGCCCAGGGGGGCACGACCCTGCTGCTGGATGAACCGCTGGCCGGGCTTGACCTGCGTTACCAGTATGAGCTGCTGACCCTGCTGCGGGGGCTCTGCCAGACCCACAACCTGACCATCCTGCTTTCGCTGCACGACCTGATCCTGACCCGCAACCTGGATCGCCTGCTGGTAATCCGCCAGGGGCAGCTGCTGGCCGATGGCCTGCCGACGGCAATCCTGACCCAGCAGCTGGTGCAGCAGACCTTTGACCTTGATCCCGGCTTTCAGGTGGCCGGGATCTGCGGCTAA
- a CDS encoding exonuclease domain-containing protein translates to MFPELKPSQKYWIFILGMACVIFGDILASVLASWLNLAPQEQAFLLGLQDRIIPFPIMGAFVLFLVIGGMVSLLFRYYIMPIMRIAESTQLIALANPNHRVPEIGAREVAHLARIINASADAYQKLQQEVEATIYDARADLLEERNRFAVLMSELPVGVLVCNIHGQILLYNSQAQTLFRATGQTDFSGSEGRHGLIGLGRSLFGLVPREQVADRIEQLQQAVEAGDATPIRRFKVSLEEGYCLNISMAPVFSFHCEQHEECLPCERRRISGLVLTIDDRPSPGGPDEAAGSVAPAEPPAAEPLPLRSGVTPISDPRPVFYEFDLFHNRVPEKLGEESLRRLTYVAFDTETTGLEPTQGDEIIQLGAVRIVNGKLISGEVIDQLIDPQRSIPAVSVAIHGITPKMVANQPTIGQVLPHFHRFTEGAVLVAHNAAFDMRCLQVKEAQTGVRFDNPVLDTLLLSSIIHPHQESHSLDEVAARLSLTNIGRHTALGDAIVTAEVLLKMIPLLEARGIVTLNDALQASTRSPYARISY, encoded by the coding sequence ATGTTCCCTGAGCTGAAACCGTCACAGAAATACTGGATCTTCATTCTCGGCATGGCCTGCGTCATCTTTGGCGACATTCTTGCCAGTGTGCTGGCTTCCTGGCTGAATCTGGCGCCTCAGGAGCAGGCCTTTCTGCTGGGGTTGCAGGACCGTATCATCCCGTTTCCGATCATGGGGGCCTTTGTGCTCTTTCTGGTAATCGGTGGCATGGTCAGCCTGTTGTTCCGCTATTACATCATGCCGATCATGAGGATCGCCGAGTCAACCCAGCTGATCGCCCTTGCCAACCCCAATCACCGGGTCCCCGAGATCGGCGCCCGTGAGGTGGCGCACCTTGCCCGGATAATCAACGCCTCGGCGGATGCCTATCAAAAATTGCAGCAGGAGGTTGAGGCCACCATCTATGATGCCCGGGCGGACCTGCTGGAAGAGCGCAACCGCTTTGCCGTGCTGATGTCTGAGCTGCCGGTGGGGGTGCTGGTCTGCAATATCCACGGTCAGATCCTGCTCTACAACAGTCAGGCCCAGACGCTTTTCCGGGCAACCGGCCAGACGGACTTCAGCGGAAGCGAGGGGCGGCATGGCCTGATCGGCCTGGGACGCTCGCTGTTCGGCCTGGTGCCGCGGGAACAGGTGGCTGACCGTATCGAGCAGCTGCAGCAGGCGGTGGAGGCTGGGGATGCCACCCCGATCAGGCGGTTCAAGGTCTCCCTTGAGGAGGGGTACTGCCTGAACATCTCCATGGCGCCGGTATTCAGCTTCCATTGCGAGCAGCACGAAGAATGTCTGCCGTGCGAGCGCCGCCGCATCTCCGGGCTGGTCCTCACCATCGATGACCGGCCTTCTCCGGGCGGTCCTGATGAGGCAGCCGGATCAGTGGCTCCGGCGGAACCGCCCGCTGCGGAGCCCTTGCCGCTGCGGAGTGGGGTGACGCCGATCAGCGACCCCCGGCCGGTGTTCTATGAATTCGACCTGTTTCATAACCGGGTGCCTGAAAAGCTGGGGGAGGAGTCACTGCGCCGGCTTACCTACGTGGCGTTTGATACTGAGACCACCGGCCTCGAACCAACCCAGGGGGACGAGATTATTCAGCTTGGCGCGGTGCGTATCGTCAACGGCAAGCTGATCTCCGGAGAGGTGATTGACCAGCTGATCGATCCGCAGCGCTCAATCCCGGCGGTATCTGTGGCGATTCACGGCATTACGCCCAAAATGGTCGCCAATCAGCCGACCATCGGCCAGGTGCTGCCCCATTTTCACCGTTTTACCGAAGGTGCGGTGCTGGTTGCCCACAACGCCGCCTTTGATATGCGCTGCCTGCAGGTCAAGGAGGCTCAGACCGGCGTGAGGTTCGATAACCCGGTGCTGGATACGTTGCTGCTTTCCTCCATCATCCATCCCCATCAGGAGTCCCACTCGCTTGATGAAGTTGCCGCCCGGCTCAGTCTGACCAATATCGGCCGCCATACCGCACTCGGTGATGCCATTGTGACGGCAGAAGTGCTGCTTAAAATGATCCCGCTGCTGGAGGCCAGGGGGATTGTGACCCTGAACGACGCCCTGCAGGCGTCAACCCGTTCACCCTATGCCAGAATCAGCTATTGA
- a CDS encoding DUF4124 domain-containing protein, whose amino-acid sequence MKKLILFLLLLAPAAHAETYQWTDSAGTVHFSDSLAEVPVG is encoded by the coding sequence ATGAAAAAACTGATTCTGTTCTTACTGCTGTTGGCTCCTGCCGCCCATGCAGAGACCTACCAATGGACTGACAGCGCCGGTACGGTACACTTTTCAGACTCTCTGGCAGAGGTTCCGGTCGGTTAG
- a CDS encoding YaeQ family protein — translation MALPVTIYKASIQLADLDRGIYETLQATLARHPSETEERLVGRLLAYALLYEEGLMFTKGVCEGDEPDLWSKAPDDRIRSWIEVGLPDPERLLKARRHADQVVLLAFGAKLPGWERQHLDKLINSSNITVIILEQEFINQLVSRLKRTVSWSITVTEGNLYLQDGAETLETSPTRYAQG, via the coding sequence ATGGCATTACCGGTAACCATTTACAAGGCGAGCATTCAGCTTGCCGATCTTGATCGCGGCATCTACGAAACCCTGCAGGCCACGCTGGCCCGTCACCCGTCTGAGACCGAGGAGCGTCTGGTGGGCAGGCTGCTGGCCTATGCCCTGCTGTATGAAGAGGGGCTTATGTTTACCAAGGGGGTCTGTGAAGGGGATGAGCCGGATCTCTGGTCCAAGGCGCCGGACGACCGGATCAGGTCCTGGATTGAGGTGGGGCTGCCTGATCCCGAGCGGCTGCTGAAGGCCCGGCGGCATGCCGATCAGGTGGTGCTGCTGGCCTTTGGCGCCAAGCTGCCGGGCTGGGAGCGCCAGCATCTGGACAAGCTGATCAACAGCAGCAATATTACGGTGATCATCCTGGAGCAGGAGTTTATCAACCAGCTGGTCAGCCGGCTTAAGCGTACTGTTTCCTGGTCCATCACCGTAACCGAAGGTAACCTCTATCTGCAGGACGGCGCTGAGACCTTGGAGACCAGCCCCACACGCTACGCGCAGGGCTAG
- a CDS encoding YheU family protein, which translates to MEDEQYRHDAAEEGVEIPLERIDPAILQALLADFVSREWSELSDAGFTQEEKIEQVLQQLKSGQARILFDLTSGSWNIVPV; encoded by the coding sequence ATGGAAGATGAGCAATACCGGCATGATGCAGCAGAAGAGGGGGTTGAGATCCCGCTGGAACGGATTGACCCGGCAATCCTGCAGGCCCTGCTGGCTGATTTTGTCAGCCGGGAGTGGTCTGAGCTGTCTGATGCCGGTTTTACTCAGGAGGAGAAGATTGAACAGGTCCTGCAGCAGTTGAAGAGCGGACAGGCGCGGATACTGTTTGATCTGACGTCAGGAAGCTGGAATATCGTCCCGGTGTGA
- a CDS encoding MATE family efflux transporter has protein sequence MSSLLHRIFPCLDSNKPASIRCNVFRLSLPVLLSSLFQRLVAIVDIFLTGGLGASAIAATGLGQLQIFVIMTIFWGLSTGTTVVIAHLSGAGRREEARRAAGTAVLFCLGLTTLVSLIGAYGGGELARVMGATPEVQKLAHEYIRLVFLWLVWTTGVNILSAIMHGVGNTRTPMEGILLVNILHILLAWPLIYGKLGLPAMGVKGAAIAINLSEFMGCSYLLWQAFRRGYLRIGWPDRELFGRIWQVGWPVALERVAQQSGQLVYSSVVIAYGTTAYAAHQIGLSIESLSFMPGAGMGIAAATLMGQSLGARKYQRAHVSHVEALRLALVVMGVMALIFLLIPQYLVMIFTHDPEVIRQGAVFLRIVAFAQIPLAISFVYAGSLRGAGDTFYVFIVTLLTMWGVRVLLAWIVGPLLHLSLYAVWGVFLVDWYVRAVAFAWRYHKRDLHGITL, from the coding sequence ATGTCGTCCCTGCTGCATCGCATATTCCCCTGTCTGGACAGCAACAAGCCTGCCTCAATCCGCTGCAACGTCTTCCGGCTCTCGCTGCCGGTGCTGCTCTCCTCACTGTTCCAACGGCTGGTTGCCATTGTGGATATCTTTCTGACCGGCGGTCTGGGGGCATCCGCCATTGCCGCCACCGGGCTGGGCCAGCTGCAGATATTTGTAATCATGACCATCTTCTGGGGGCTCTCCACCGGTACCACGGTGGTGATCGCCCACCTGAGCGGTGCGGGTCGCCGCGAAGAGGCCAGACGGGCCGCCGGTACGGCGGTGTTGTTCTGCCTGGGGCTGACAACGCTGGTCTCGCTGATCGGGGCCTATGGCGGTGGTGAGCTGGCCCGTGTGATGGGGGCAACGCCGGAGGTGCAAAAGCTGGCCCACGAATATATCCGGCTGGTCTTTCTCTGGCTGGTCTGGACCACCGGGGTCAATATCCTCTCCGCCATCATGCATGGCGTGGGCAACACCCGCACCCCGATGGAAGGGATTCTGCTGGTTAACATCCTGCATATCCTGCTGGCCTGGCCGCTGATCTACGGCAAACTGGGGCTGCCTGCCATGGGGGTCAAAGGCGCGGCAATCGCCATTAACCTGTCGGAATTTATGGGCTGTTCGTACCTGCTCTGGCAGGCCTTCCGGCGGGGCTACCTGCGTATCGGCTGGCCGGACCGGGAGCTGTTCGGCAGGATCTGGCAGGTGGGCTGGCCGGTGGCCCTGGAGCGGGTGGCCCAGCAGTCCGGGCAGCTGGTCTACTCCAGCGTGGTGATCGCCTACGGCACCACTGCCTACGCTGCCCACCAGATCGGGCTTTCGATTGAATCGCTCTCCTTCATGCCGGGGGCTGGGATGGGGATCGCCGCTGCCACCCTGATGGGGCAGTCGCTGGGGGCCAGAAAGTACCAACGGGCCCATGTCAGCCATGTGGAGGCGCTACGGCTGGCCCTGGTGGTGATGGGGGTCATGGCGCTGATCTTCCTGCTGATTCCGCAGTATCTGGTGATGATCTTCACCCATGACCCGGAGGTGATCCGGCAGGGGGCGGTTTTTCTGCGGATCGTGGCCTTTGCCCAGATCCCGCTGGCCATCTCCTTTGTCTATGCCGGTTCTCTGCGGGGTGCGGGTGACACCTTCTACGTCTTTATCGTCACCCTGTTGACCATGTGGGGGGTGCGGGTGCTGCTGGCCTGGATTGTGGGGCCGCTGCTGCATCTGTCACTGTATGCGGTCTGGGGGGTGTTTCTGGTGGATTGGTATGTGCGGGCCGTGGCCTTTGCCTGGCGTTATCACAAGCGTGATCTGCACGGGATAACGCTATAA
- a CDS encoding response regulator, with translation MNGKKVVDILLVEDDPGDVELTREGLAAGKLLVNMQTVDDGIKALSYLRREPPYAEAVRPDIILLDLNMPRMDGRETLKAIKADPQLRSIPVVVLTTSEAEGDVYNCYDLGASCYIAKPVGFDDFLKVVRSLEEFWFTVVKMPPKE, from the coding sequence ATGAACGGTAAAAAGGTAGTGGATATACTGCTGGTGGAGGACGATCCGGGGGATGTTGAGCTGACCCGTGAAGGGCTGGCAGCGGGCAAGCTGCTGGTTAACATGCAGACGGTTGACGACGGCATCAAGGCCCTCAGCTACCTGCGCCGGGAGCCTCCTTACGCCGAGGCTGTCCGTCCTGATATCATCCTGCTTGACCTGAACATGCCCCGCATGGATGGCCGGGAGACCCTCAAGGCGATCAAGGCCGATCCCCAGTTGCGCAGTATCCCGGTGGTGGTGCTGACCACCTCCGAGGCGGAGGGTGATGTCTACAACTGCTACGATCTGGGGGCCAGCTGCTATATTGCCAAGCCGGTCGGTTTTGATGACTTTTTGAAGGTGGTACGTTCGCTGGAGGAGTTCTGGTTCACGGTGGTCAAGATGCCGCCCAAGGAATAG
- a CDS encoding diguanylate cyclase, translating to MSKQSLHTILLIEDDPGDAALIREMLEQQGCRARVVTVERLSAGISHLQQHCCDVILLDMNLPDSSGLSTMTRLLDAEPGVPIIVLTGLSDEGFGVEAVKLGAQDYLVKSDIDGRVLKRAMFYAVERKKLELALKQTRDLFERQARIDYLTGIYNRLMFNELLEAELQRARRYGSDLALIMFDLDHFKQVNDTYSHTMGDHVLKEVAQLVSENIRAHDIFTRWGGEEFTVLIPKSNRDQALILAEKLRQLCEEHDFGDGLKVTASFGVTQLRTDETVELFIGRADQALYRAKSNGRNRVEAL from the coding sequence ATGAGCAAACAATCCCTTCACACCATTCTGCTGATTGAGGACGATCCCGGCGATGCGGCACTGATCCGGGAGATGCTGGAGCAGCAGGGCTGCAGGGCCCGGGTTGTCACGGTTGAACGGCTCTCCGCCGGCATCAGCCACCTGCAGCAACACTGCTGCGATGTGATCCTGCTGGATATGAACCTGCCGGACAGCAGCGGACTTTCCACCATGACCCGTCTGCTGGATGCCGAGCCCGGTGTTCCGATTATTGTGCTGACCGGACTCTCCGATGAAGGCTTCGGTGTTGAGGCGGTCAAGCTGGGGGCACAGGATTATCTGGTTAAAAGCGACATCGACGGCAGGGTCCTGAAGCGGGCCATGTTCTACGCGGTTGAGCGTAAAAAGCTGGAGCTGGCCCTGAAGCAGACCCGCGACCTGTTTGAACGCCAGGCGCGGATCGACTACCTGACCGGCATTTATAACCGCCTGATGTTTAACGAGCTGCTGGAGGCGGAGCTGCAGCGTGCCAGACGCTATGGTTCAGATCTGGCGTTGATCATGTTTGACCTGGACCACTTCAAGCAGGTCAATGATACCTACAGCCACACCATGGGTGACCATGTCCTCAAGGAAGTGGCCCAGCTGGTCAGTGAGAATATCCGGGCCCACGATATTTTTACCCGTTGGGGCGGTGAAGAGTTTACGGTGCTGATCCCGAAGAGCAATCGTGATCAGGCGCTGATACTGGCAGAAAAATTGCGTCAGCTGTGCGAAGAACACGATTTCGGTGACGGCCTGAAGGTAACGGCCAGCTTTGGGGTTACGCAACTGCGGACCGATGAGACGGTTGAGCTTTTTATCGGGCGTGCCGACCAGGCGCTCTATCGGGCCAAGAGTAACGGCAGAAACCGGGTTGAAGCGCTTTAG